A region of Nostoc sp. 'Peltigera membranacea cyanobiont' N6 DNA encodes the following proteins:
- a CDS encoding SDR family NAD(P)-dependent oxidoreductase → MVFTDKIKNANSLIVGANRGIGLGFVKNLLQDEKIAKVYATYRQQNAAEELLSLVDKHSDKLICLQMDITDELQIVEAVKKIRTQVDKLHLVVNCVGLLHEDTLQPEKSLREINSENLLRYFQINSIGAVLLAKHLLPLLRHGERSVFASISAKLGSIGDNKLGGWYGYRASKAALNMLMRTAAIEYKRSCPKALIVTLHPGTTDTRLSRPFQKNVPAEKLFSVERTVIQLLAVIEQLQEGDSGQFFSWDGSRLPW, encoded by the coding sequence AATAAAAAATGCTAATTCTTTGATTGTAGGAGCCAATCGAGGTATTGGCTTAGGTTTTGTAAAAAACTTACTTCAAGATGAAAAAATAGCTAAAGTTTATGCTACATATCGCCAACAAAATGCTGCTGAAGAGTTACTATCTTTAGTAGATAAACACTCTGACAAATTAATTTGTTTGCAGATGGATATTACTGACGAGTTGCAGATTGTTGAAGCTGTAAAAAAAATACGTACTCAAGTTGACAAACTGCATTTAGTCGTCAACTGTGTAGGACTGTTGCATGAAGATACTTTGCAACCTGAAAAAAGCTTAAGAGAAATTAATTCAGAAAACTTGCTCCGCTACTTTCAGATAAATAGTATTGGTGCTGTCTTGCTAGCTAAACATTTATTGCCTTTATTGCGTCATGGAGAACGCAGTGTGTTTGCTAGTATTTCTGCTAAATTGGGCAGTATTGGCGATAACAAACTTGGTGGGTGGTATGGCTATCGTGCTTCTAAAGCAGCACTCAATATGTTGATGCGAACTGCGGCTATTGAGTATAAAAGAAGTTGTCCGAAAGCATTAATAGTGACATTACATCCTGGTACAACTGATACTCGCCTTTCCCGTCCTTTCCAGAAAAATGTCCCTGCGGAAAAATTGTTTTCAGTGGAACGTACCGTTATCCAATTATTGGCTGTGATTGAACAGCTTCAAGAAGGCGATAGCGGACAGTTTTTTTCGTGGGATGGGAGCAGATTGCCTTGGTAA